A genomic window from Dermacentor silvarum isolate Dsil-2018 chromosome 9, BIME_Dsil_1.4, whole genome shotgun sequence includes:
- the LOC119464398 gene encoding trifunctional purine biosynthetic protein adenosine-3 has product MYDKVLVIGNGGREHAIVWKLAQSPRIQTIYVAPGNAGTSTESKAVNVDIDVKSNKSVVDWCKANGIALVAVGPEEYLCRGLADDLEAAGVKCFGPSAKAAEIEASKAFSKDFMAKYGIPTAQYQNFENAESAKTYIRNADFPALVVKASGLAAGKGVIVAADKTEAIAAIDTIMKDKVLGSAGDTVVVEELLDGDEISVLVFSDGVNYAVMPPAQDHKRLKDGDQGPNTGGMGAYCPCPLVSDDVMEQIRVEVVQRTLDGLRKDGRKFVGVLFAGLMLTKSGPKVLEFNCRFGDPETESVLPLLESDLYETMLACTEGNLPRALPVWKKNLYAVGVVLASGGYPQSYPKGKVITGLEKAREHGVQIFHAGTAKSENHIVTSGGRVMVCLATHSDLRTAKQLAQLGAEIVHFEGKFFRHDIAFRAIGRVSKKDPLTYSMSGVDIAAGDRLVKSITALTDSTKRPGTMGSIGGFGGLFDLKAAGYTDPILVSGTDGVGTKLKIAQSFHFHDTIGIDLVAMCVNDILAQGAEPLFFLDYFACGKLDPGVAKQVIAGITEGCRQAKCSLIGGETAEMPGMYAIGDYDLAGFSVGAVERDKVLPRRDIKDGDVIIGFPSSGIHSNGYSLVRKVVERAGLRYGDRAPFVESKTLGEVLLTPTKIYIKMLLNAVKKGYIKALAHITGGGLTENIPRVLPPGYGAFLDCNNWVIQPVFKWIANEGNIGDEEMLRTFNCGLGMVAIASPSDAQAIIDESEGQGRIVGQIMAIEEGSPKVNVRNFQESLNTRVDKIVKRKFGVLISGSGTNLQALIDHIEQMKERSAAEIVLVISNVDGVEGLRRAQRAGIPTKVISHKGYKVRAEYDMKLHEALTAAGVEFICLAGFMRIITAEFINKWYGKIINIHPSLLPSFKGHDAHRQVLAAGVKITGCTVHYVVPEIDAGAIIAQGATTVEIDDTEETLQERVKKVEHRVFPEAMEMVAQGKVFLRPDGKIVFTRND; this is encoded by the coding sequence ATGTACGACAAAGTCTTGGTCATCGGCAACGGCGGCCGCGAGCATGCCATCGTGTGGAAGCTCGCGCAGTCTCCTCGCATCCAGACCATCTACGTTGCGCCGGGGAACGCTGGCACCAGCACCGAATCGAAGGCTGTCAACGTCGACATTGACGTGAAGAGCAACAAATCGGTGGTAGACTGGTGCAAGGCGAATGGCATCGCCCTCGTAGCCGTTGGTCCGGAAGAGTACCTGTGTCGCGGACTGGCGGATGACCTCGAAGCGGCCGGTGTCAAGTGCTTCGGTCCCAGCGCCAAGGCAGCTGAGATCGAGGCGAGCAAAGCGTTCTCCAAGGATTTCATGGCCAAGTACGGCATCCCGACAGCGCAGTACCAGAACTTCGAGAATGCGGAAAGCGCTAAGACCTACATCAGAAACGCCGATTTTCCGGCTCTCGTCGTCAAGGCAAGTGGTCTGGCCGCCGGCAAAGGGGTCATTGTCGCTGCTGATAAGACGGAAGCCATTGCTGCCATCGACACTATCATGAAGGACAAGGTCCTCGGGTCAGCTGGGGACACCGTCGTAGTCGAGGAGCTACTGGATGGCGACGAGATCTCCGTGCTGGTCTTTTCGGATGGCGTCAACTATGCTGTCATGCCGCCTGCCCAGGACCACAAGAGGCTTAAAGATGGCGACCAGGGTCCCAACACTGGTGGAATGGGGGCGTACTGCCCGTGTCCGCTCGTTTCAGATGACGTCATGGAGCAGATCAGAGTTGAGGTCGTGCAGAGAACCTTGGATGGCCTGCGTAAGGATGGAAGAAAGTTTGTAGGTGTGCTTTTTGCTGGACTCATGCTGACAAAGTCTGGGCCCAAGGTTCTGGAGTTCAACTGTAGGTTTGGAGACCCCGAAACTGAATCTGTATTGCCTTTGCTTGAGTCAGACCTCTATGAGACAATGCTGGCTTGCACTGAGGGCAACCTTCCACGAGCTCTTCCTGTTTGGAAGAAGAACTTGTATGCAGTTGGTGTGGTCCTTGCCAGTGGTGGCTACCCTCAAAGCTATCCTAAGGGCAAAGTCATCACAGGCCTTGAAAAAGCCAGGGAGCATGGTGTGCAGATATTCCATGCTGGCACAGCAAAGAGTGAAAACCACATCGTAACATCTGGAGGACGTGTAATGGTCTGTCTTGCTACCCACAGTGACCTCCGGACTGCAAAGCAGCTTGCACAGCTCGGTGCAGAGATTGTGCACTTTGAAGGAAAGTTCTTCCGGCATGACATTGCCTTCAGAGCCATTGGCCGTGTTTCCAAGAAAGACCCACTGACATACTCAATGTCAGGAGTGGACATTGCAGCTGGTGATCGTCTAGTAAAGAGCATCACTGCACTGACAGATTCTACCAAGCGGCCTGGTACAATGGGATCAATTGGTGGATTTGGAGGACTGTTTGACTTAAAAGCTGCAGGCTATACAGATCCTATTCTTGTCTCGGGAACTGATGGTGTTGGTACAAAGTTGAAGATTGCCCAGAGCTTTCACTTCCATGACACAATTGGGATTGACCTTGTTGCAATGTGTGTAAATGACATTCTAGCTCAGGGTGCAGAGCCTCTGTTTTTTCTTGACTACTTTGCATGCGGAAAGCTGGATCCTGGTGTTGCAAAGCAAGTGATTGCTGGAATAACTGAAGGTTGCAGGCAGGCCAAGTGCTCATTGATTGGCGGTGAAACAGCAGAAATGCCAGGAATGTATGCCATTGGTGACTATGATTTGGCTGGATTTTCTGTTGGAGCTGTGGAACGAGACAAAGTTCTGCCTAGAAGAGACATCAAAGATGGTGATGTCATCATTGGATTTCCATCGTCGGGGATCCATAGCAATGGCTACAGCCTAGTGCGCAAAGTGGTGGAGCGTGCAGGCCTTCGTTATGGCGACCGAGCACCTTTTGTAGAGTCAAAAACGCTTGGTGAGGTCCTGCTGACACCCACAAAGATTTACATCAAGATGCTACTGAATGCTGTGAAGAAAGGATACATCAAAGCCCTTGCTCACATCACTGGTGGTGGCCTCACTGAAAACATACCAAGGGTATTGCCACCTGGCTATGGTGCATTTTTGGACTGCAACAACTGGGTCATTCAGCCAGTGTTCAAGTGGATTGCCAATGAAGGCAACATTGGTGATGAAGAAATGCTGAGAACATTCAACTGTGGCCTTGGCATGGTTGCCATTGCGTCTCCATCAGATGCTCAAGCCATCATTGATGAGTCAGAAGGACAAGGACGTATTGTTGGACAGATCATGGCCATTGAAGAGGGCTCTCCAAAGGTTAATGTTCGAAACTTCCAGGAATCTCTCAACACTCGTGTTGATAAAATCGTCAAGAGAAAGTTTGGTGTGCTCATTTCAGGATCAGGAACAAACCTTCAGGCCCTTATTGATCACATTGAGCAGATGAAAGAGCGAAGCGCAGCTGAAATTGTCCTTGTCATCTCAAATGTGGATGGTGTGGAAGGTCTTCGTAGAGCTCAAAGAGCGGGAATCCCAACTAAGGTCATCAGCCACAAAGGTTACAAAGTGAGGGCCGAGTATGACATGAAGTTACATGAAGCGCTGACAGCAGCAGGAGTGGAGTTCATTTGCTTAGCAGGTTTCATGAGGATCATAACAGCAGAGTTCATAAACAAGTGGTACGGTAAGATCATCAACATCCATCCATCTCTGCTGCCTTCCTTCAAAGGGCATGATGCTCACAGGCAAGTTTTGGCTGCTGGGGTCAAGATCACAGGCTGCACTGTTCACTATGTGGTTCCTGAAATTGATGCTGGTGCAATAATTGCACAGGGCGCAACAACTGTGGAAATAGATGACACCGAGGAAACTTTGCAAGAGCGGGTGAAGAAGGTTGAACACAGAGTTTTTCCAGAAGCCATGGAAATGGTGGCACAAGGAAAGGTTTTCCTTCGACCTGATGGCAAGATTGTTTTCACCAGAAATGACTGA